Proteins found in one Brachypodium distachyon strain Bd21 chromosome 5, Brachypodium_distachyon_v3.0, whole genome shotgun sequence genomic segment:
- the LOC106865525 gene encoding L10-interacting MYB domain-containing protein-like, with translation MEKRKTGKTTWDAVAHRVFLDVCIEEVEANNRPTRCLNAVGYANLISKFNERTKRNYDRKQMKNRWETLKKDYNTWKTLTQRASGTGRDPNTHTIAASDEWWEKETHRVPKASKFRNAPLQDEEKMSIIFDKHCVTNEHAQVPVPSAHVGPSEDAHIVIDGDENDSGCEGDDLVTAVRGGKGKGKGKPKRACPYSPSPATKAAKVAKEESPTDAQRLLSIMESRSRTKHSATSQVSINPARQEHRDMVAQVVRDGGIAGSDEHFYATQLFMQQEYRDAFSTFDTETPDKRLEWLRRTWAHHNKK, from the exons atggaaaaaaggaaaactggcAAAACTACATGGGATGCTGTAGCTCATAGAGTTTTCCTTGATGTCTGCATCGAAGAAGTGGAAGCTAATAACCGTCCAACTCGATGTTTGAATGCTGTTGGATATGCCAATTTGATATCCAAGTTCAACGAGCGTACGAAGCGAAACTATGACcgcaaacaaatgaaaaatagGTGGGAGACACTAAAAAAGGACTACAATACATGGAAAACATTGACCCAACGTGCATCTGGTACAGGAAGAGATCCCAACACCCATACCATTGCGGCCAGCGACGAGTGGTGGGAGAAAGAGACACAT AGAGTTCCTAAAGCAAGCAAGTTTAGAAATGCTCCACTTCAAGATGAGGAGAAGATGTCCATTATCTTTGATAAGCATTGTGTGACAAATGAGCATGCTCAGGTGCCTGTTCCATCAGCTCATGTTGGACCATCTGAAGATGCACACATTGTGATTGACGGTGATGAGAATGATTCGGGTTGTGAGGGGGATGATCTTGTCACTGCAGTTCGTGGTGGGAAGGGAAAGGGGAAGGGTAAGCCTAAGAGAGCATGTCCATATTCACCTAGTCCAGCAACAAAGGCAGCAAAggtggcaaaggaagaaagCCCAACTGATGCTCAGCGTCTCTTGAGCATTATGGAATCAAGGTCAAGGACCAAGCACTCCGCAACATCTCAGGTGTCAATTAATCCTGCAAGACAGGAACATAGGGATATGGTGGCGCAAGTGGTTCGAGATGGAGGTATAGCAGGGAGTGACGAGCACTTCTATGCCACCCAACTATTCATGCAACAAGAATATCGTGATGCATTCTCAACTTTTGATACTGAAACTCCTGACAAGAGGCTTGAATGGCTAAGGAGGACGTGGGCACATCACAATAAGAAGTAG
- the LOC100826929 gene encoding leucine-rich repeat-containing G-protein coupled receptor 4 isoform X2, which produces MGSACSRKRGQLVHEDELYSVRFSKSGSFKWLLHTLSRSSSDVLRKAQRPGPGHCPSLVELCVARVREDISRYSDFSMLPRDLSQQIFNELVEWSYLTEESLEAFRDCALQDICLEEYPGVKDAWMEVVASQGQSLLSVDISCSDVTDSGLDVLKDCSNMQSLACNYCDQISEHGLKTLSGLSNLTSLSLKKCAAVTAEGAKAFADLVNLVNLDLERCPKIHGGLVHLKGLRKLETLNMRYCNCITDSDMKYLSDLTNLRELQLSCCKISDIGVSYLKGLSKLAHLNLEGCAVTAACLEAISGLASLILLNLNRCGIYDEGCENLEGLVKLKVLNLGFNHITDACLVHLKELVSLECLNLDSCKIGDEGLLHLKGLLQLRSLELSDTEVGSNGLRHLSGLRNLQSMNLSFTLVTDIGLKKVAGLNSLKSLNLDNRQITDNGLAALADFKELQSLELCGGLITDAGVKNIKDLKALTLLNLSQNGNLTDRTLELISGLTALVSLNLSNTRVSNAGLHHLKLLQNLRSLSLDSCKVTASEIKKIQLASLPNLISVRPE; this is translated from the exons ATGGGCAGTGCTTGCTCGAGGAAGAGAGGGCAATTGGTCCATGAGGATGAACTGTACAGTGTGAGGTTCTCGAAGAGTGGCAGCTTCAAATGGCTGCTACACACGCTGTCCCGCAGCAGCTCTGATGTGCTCCGGAAGGCGCAGAGACCTGGGCCAGGTCACTGCCCTTCGCTAGTAGAACTCTGTGTGGCCAGAGTCCGTGAG GATATAAGTAGGTATTCAGATTTCTCGATGCTGCCTAGGGATCTTAGCCAACAGATATTCAATGAACTGGTGGAGTGGAGCTACCTCACTGAGGAGTCACTGGAAGCTTTTCGTGACTGTGCTTTGCAG GATATCTGTCTGGAAGAGTACCCTGGAGTGAAGGATGCTTGGATGGAAGTAGTCGCTTCGCAAGGGCAATCCTTGCTATCCGTTGACATCTCTTGCTCTGATGTAACTGATAGTGGATTGGATGTTCTCAAGGATTGCTCAAATATGCAAAGTTTGGCATGCAATTACTGTGATCAAATCTCGGAACATGGACTTAAAACATTGTCAG GCCTCTCAAACTTGACATCGCTGAGCCTTAAGAAATGTGCTGCTGTTACCGCCGAAGGAGCAAAGGCCTTTGCAGACTTAGTTAATTTGGTAAACTTGGACCTTGAGCGATGTCCAAAAATTCATGGTGGCCTTGTTCATTTAAAAG GCTTGAGAAAACTGGAAACACTGAATATGAGATATTGTAACTGCATCACAGATTCAGatatgaagtatttatcag ATTTAACGAATCTGAGAGAGTTACAACTGTCCTGCTGCAAAATAAGTGATATTGGTGTTTCTTATCTGAAAG GTCTATCCAAGCTAGCTCACTTAAATCTGGAGGGCTGTGCAGTGACTGCTGCTTGTTTGGAGGCTATCTCAG GATTGGCTTCATTGATCTTGTTAAATCTGAATAGGTGTGGCATATATGATGAAGGCTGTGAGAACTTGGAAG GTCTTGTCAAATTAAAGGTTCTTAATTTAGGATTCAACCACATTACAGATGCCTGTTTGGTTCATCTAAAAG AATTGGTCAGTTTAGAAtgtttgaacttggactcATGCAAGATTGGTGATGAAGGGCTATTACACCTGAAAG GCCTTTTGCAGTTACGCAGTTTGGAACTGTCGGACACTGAAGTCGGGAGCAATGGACTTCGTCATCTCTCTG GTCTGCGTAATTTGCAGAGCATGAATCTCTCTTTTACATTGGTCACGGACATTGGTTTGAAGAAAGTTGCTGGCTTGAATTCACTGAAGTCACTTAATCTTGATAATCGCCAAATCACAGACAATGGCTTGGCAGCTCTTGCAG ATTTCAAGGAGTTACAATCTCTCGAGCTCTGTGGTGGGTTAATTACAGATGCTGGAGTGAAGAATATCAAGGATCTCAAAGCTCTAACGCTGCTTAACCTATCCCAAAATGGCAACCTCACGGACAGAACCTTGGAGCTGATTTCGG GCCTGACTGCTTTGGTCTCATTGAATCTGTCGAACACCCGTGTGTCCAATGCTGGTCTCCACCATCTGAAGCTGCTGCAGAATCTGCGATCGTTGTCTCTAGACTCGTGCAAGGTGACGGCGAGTGAGATCAAGAAGATACAATTGGCCTCCCTTCCGAACCTGATAAGTGTGCGGCCAGAGTAA
- the LOC100831007 gene encoding calcium uptake protein, mitochondrial, translated as MAHFPRGTALLRSAVGRLRTARCAAFSSAAAPAGPDAAATGREGVIAAAAAAAAAGSGLGLWLMPSLADPGEVVGATAGQISEAAAGAGAVEERQEKRRFLLGDSYRKRVFFNYEKRIRLRSPPEKIFEYFASVRNPDGEMFMSPADLMRAVVPVFPPSESNIVREGRLRGERSPGELHCAPSKFFVLFDTNTDGLISFAEYIFFVTLLSIPESNFSAAFKMFDVDFSGEIDREEFKKVMALMRSCNRQGAMHRDGLRTGFKVGQSVENGGLVEYFFGNDGNEPLHFDKFTSFLKELHDEIIRLEFSHYDVKSMETIPAKDFALSMVASADMNHISKLLDKVDMLDNDPYLKHLRITFEEFKAFADLRRRLEPLTLAIFAYGEVNGLLKKHDLMRAAQHVCGVELSDRVVDIIFHVFDTNEDGNLSSEEFLRALQRRENDIHQPTTRGPVGWPNSKRCFGFHR; from the exons ATGGCGCACTTCCCCCGGGGAACGGCCCTCCTGCGATCCGCCGTCGGACGGCTGAGGACCGCCCGATGCGCCGCcttctccagcgccgccgcgccggcggggccCGATGCTGCGGCGACCGGCCGCGAGGGGGTgatcgctgccgccgccgccgccgcggccgctggGTCTGGCCTGGGGCTGTGGCTCATGCCGTCGCTTGCGGACCCCGGCGAGGTGGTCGGCGCCACGGCCGGGCAGATCTCGGAGGCtgcggcgggcgccggcgccgtggaaGAGCggcaggagaagaggaggttCCTGCTCGGAG ATTCATACCGCAAAAGGGTGTTCTTCAATTATGAGAAGCGAATTCGGCTTCGCAGCCCTCCTGAAAAG ATATTTGAATATTTCGCGTCTGTGCGAAATCCAGATGGGGAAATGTTCATGTCGCCTGCTGACTTGATGAGAGCAGTAGTTCCTGTTTTCCCTCCATCAGAGTCCAACATCGTTCGGGAAGGGAGACTAAGGGGGGAACGCAGCCCAGGGGAGTTGCACTGCGCTCCATCCAAGTTCTTTGTGCTGTTCGACACAAATACTGATGGTCTCATCTCGTTTGCTGA GTACATATTTTTCGTTACATTGCTCAGCATTCCCGAATCAAACTTCAGTGCTGCTTTCAAAATGTTTGATGTTGACTTCAGCGG GGAGATCGACAGAGAAGAGTTCAAGAAAGTAATGGCACTGATGCGGTCCTGTAACAGACAAGGAGCTATGCATAGGGATGGCTTGCGTACTGGATTTAAAGTTGGCCAGTCTGTGGAAAATGGTGGGTTGGTTGAGTACTTCTTTGGTAATGATGGGAATGAACCTCTACACTTTGATAAGTTCACGAGTTTCTTGAAGGAATTGCATGACGAG ATTATTCGTCTGGAATTCAGTCATTATGATGTCAAGTCAATGGAAACTATCCCGGCAAAGGATTTTGCATTGTCCATGGTTGCTTCTGCTGACATGAATCACATCAGCAAACTGCTTGATAAAGTTGATATGTTGGACAATGACCCTTATCTCAAGCACTTGCGCATCACCTTTGAG GAGTTTAAGGCATTTGCGGATTTACGTCGAAGGTTGGAACCATTGACGCTGGCTATATTTGCTTATGGGGAAGTAAATGGGCTGTTGAAAAAACATGATCTAATGCGTGCAGCACAGCAT GTCTGCGGTGTTGAATTATCTGACAGAGTGGTGGACATCATCTTCCATGTGTTCGACACAAATGAGGATGGGAACCTGAGCTCAGAGGAGTTCCTGAGAGCACTGCAAAGAAGAGAAAACGATATTCACCAGCCGACGACGCGAGGTCCTGTGGGATGGCCGAACTCTAAAAGGTGTTTTGGCTTCCACAGATGA
- the LOC100827233 gene encoding calmodulin-binding receptor-like cytoplasmic kinase 3 isoform X1 has translation MVATTTTGMFLLCFDALCPCFGSKRKDGSEDPVLARGATSSSSFELRSISDRISGSPLRVPPSPSRFSLSSPPSRNDPLNLSLEQVIKLTRNFSPALMIGESYFGKAYRVDLQDGLVVAIKRARKEHFASLHAEFRNEIALLKKIEHRNLVQLLGYIDKGNERIVITEFVANGTLRDHLDGQHGLVLGFGQRLEIAIDVAHGLTYLHLYAGKQRYSNLNIPSGNLHISCLKLSCTVMLLEKPIIHRDVKSSNILLTEGFRAKVADFGFARIGSTEPGQSVIQTDVKGTAGYVDPEYLRTNYLTVKSDVFSYGILLLEILSGRRPIEVNRGAREKITVRWAFEKYNKGDVQSILDPMLTESVNEDILNKTFDVMFQCVAPTRADRPPMKEVVEKLWKIRRDYAKTQNRAEVAL, from the exons ATGGTAGCCACCACAACTACAGGAATGTTCCTTCTGTGTTTTGATGCCTTGTGCCCCTGTTTTGGATCAAAAAGGAAGGATGGAAGTGAAGATCCTGTTCTTGCAAGAGGTGCAACTTCCT CAAGTTCTTTTGAACTGAGGTCAATTTCTGACAGAATTTCCGGAAGCCCTCTTCGAGTACCTCCAAGTCCATCTAGGTTTTCACTGTCTTCACCTCCAAGTCGAAATGATCCATTGAACCTCAGTCTTGAACAAGTTATTAAACTGACACGGAACTTCTCACCGGCCTTGATGATTGGTGAAAGTTATTTCGGGAAGGCCTACAGAGTGGATCTGCAAGATGGACTTGTTGTGGCTATTAAAAGGGCAAGGAAG GAACATTTTGCTTCTTTACATGCAGAATTCAGAAACGAAATTGCActactaaaaaaaattgaacacaGGAATTTGGTCCAATTACTTGGTTATATTGACAAAGGGAATGAAAGAATTGTCATAACTGAGTTTGTTGCAAATGGCACTCTTAGGGACCATTTGGATG GACAACACGGGCTAGTATTGGGATTTGGTCAGCGGCTTGAAATAGCCATAGATGTTGCCCATGGATTAACTTATTTGCATTTATATGCAG GCAAACAGAGATATTCTAATTTGAACATTCCTTCTGGCAATTTGCATATATCTTGTCTCAAATTATCGTGTACTGTTATGCTTTTAGAGAAACCCATAATACACCGGGATGTGAAGTCATCAAACATTCTACTAACTGAAGGCTTCAGGGCCAAAGTAGCCGACTTCGGATTTGCAAGAATTGGTTCTACAGAGCCAGGCCAGTCAGTGATACAGACTGACGTGAAAGGAACGGCTGGTTATGTAGACCCAGAGTATCTGCGGACAAACTATCTGACAGTCAAGAGTGATGTGTTCTCTTATGGTATCTTGCTCCTGGAAATCCTTTCAGGCCGTCGTCCTATTGAGGTAAACAGGGGAGCAAGAGAAAAGATTACCGTGAGATGG GCCTTTGAGAAATATAACAAAGGCGATGTGCAGTCCATACTGGATCCAATGTTGACTGAATCAGTAAATGAGGATATACTGAATAAAACTTTTGATGTGATGTTCCAATGTGTCGCTCCTACCCGTGCGGACAGGCCACCAATGAAAGAAGTCGTTGAGAAGTTGTGGAAGATAAGAAGGGATTATGCAAAAACCCAAAACAGAGCAGAAGTGGCCCTGTAA
- the LOC100826929 gene encoding leucine-rich repeat-containing G-protein coupled receptor 4 isoform X1 has protein sequence MGSACSRKRGQLVHEDELYSVRFSKSGSFKWLLHTLSRSSSDVLRKAQRPGPGHCPSLVELCVARVREDISRYSDFSMLPRDLSQQIFNELVEWSYLTEESLEAFRDCALQDICLEEYPGVKDAWMEVVASQGQSLLSVDISCSDVTDSGLDVLKDCSNMQSLACNYCDQISEHGLKTLSGLSNLTSLSLKKCAAVTAEGAKAFADLVNLVNLDLERCPKIHGGLVHLKGLRKLETLNMRYCNCITDSDMKYLSDLTNLRELQLSCCKISDIGVSYLKGLSKLAHLNLEGCAVTAACLEAISGLASLILLNLNRCGIYDEGCENLEGLVKLKVLNLGFNHITDACLVHLKELVSLECLNLDSCKIGDEGLLHLKGLLQLRSLELSDTEVGSNGLRHLSGLRNLQSMNLSFTLVTDIGLKKVAGLNSLKSLNLDNRQITDNGLAALAGLTGLTHLDLFGARITDSGTNCLRYFKELQSLELCGGLITDAGVKNIKDLKALTLLNLSQNGNLTDRTLELISGLTALVSLNLSNTRVSNAGLHHLKLLQNLRSLSLDSCKVTASEIKKIQLASLPNLISVRPE, from the exons ATGGGCAGTGCTTGCTCGAGGAAGAGAGGGCAATTGGTCCATGAGGATGAACTGTACAGTGTGAGGTTCTCGAAGAGTGGCAGCTTCAAATGGCTGCTACACACGCTGTCCCGCAGCAGCTCTGATGTGCTCCGGAAGGCGCAGAGACCTGGGCCAGGTCACTGCCCTTCGCTAGTAGAACTCTGTGTGGCCAGAGTCCGTGAG GATATAAGTAGGTATTCAGATTTCTCGATGCTGCCTAGGGATCTTAGCCAACAGATATTCAATGAACTGGTGGAGTGGAGCTACCTCACTGAGGAGTCACTGGAAGCTTTTCGTGACTGTGCTTTGCAG GATATCTGTCTGGAAGAGTACCCTGGAGTGAAGGATGCTTGGATGGAAGTAGTCGCTTCGCAAGGGCAATCCTTGCTATCCGTTGACATCTCTTGCTCTGATGTAACTGATAGTGGATTGGATGTTCTCAAGGATTGCTCAAATATGCAAAGTTTGGCATGCAATTACTGTGATCAAATCTCGGAACATGGACTTAAAACATTGTCAG GCCTCTCAAACTTGACATCGCTGAGCCTTAAGAAATGTGCTGCTGTTACCGCCGAAGGAGCAAAGGCCTTTGCAGACTTAGTTAATTTGGTAAACTTGGACCTTGAGCGATGTCCAAAAATTCATGGTGGCCTTGTTCATTTAAAAG GCTTGAGAAAACTGGAAACACTGAATATGAGATATTGTAACTGCATCACAGATTCAGatatgaagtatttatcag ATTTAACGAATCTGAGAGAGTTACAACTGTCCTGCTGCAAAATAAGTGATATTGGTGTTTCTTATCTGAAAG GTCTATCCAAGCTAGCTCACTTAAATCTGGAGGGCTGTGCAGTGACTGCTGCTTGTTTGGAGGCTATCTCAG GATTGGCTTCATTGATCTTGTTAAATCTGAATAGGTGTGGCATATATGATGAAGGCTGTGAGAACTTGGAAG GTCTTGTCAAATTAAAGGTTCTTAATTTAGGATTCAACCACATTACAGATGCCTGTTTGGTTCATCTAAAAG AATTGGTCAGTTTAGAAtgtttgaacttggactcATGCAAGATTGGTGATGAAGGGCTATTACACCTGAAAG GCCTTTTGCAGTTACGCAGTTTGGAACTGTCGGACACTGAAGTCGGGAGCAATGGACTTCGTCATCTCTCTG GTCTGCGTAATTTGCAGAGCATGAATCTCTCTTTTACATTGGTCACGGACATTGGTTTGAAGAAAGTTGCTGGCTTGAATTCACTGAAGTCACTTAATCTTGATAATCGCCAAATCACAGACAATGGCTTGGCAGCTCTTGCAG GTCTCACTGGATTAACACACCTTGATCTATTTGGAGCCCGTATAACTGATTCTGGGACAAACTGCTTGAGAT ATTTCAAGGAGTTACAATCTCTCGAGCTCTGTGGTGGGTTAATTACAGATGCTGGAGTGAAGAATATCAAGGATCTCAAAGCTCTAACGCTGCTTAACCTATCCCAAAATGGCAACCTCACGGACAGAACCTTGGAGCTGATTTCGG GCCTGACTGCTTTGGTCTCATTGAATCTGTCGAACACCCGTGTGTCCAATGCTGGTCTCCACCATCTGAAGCTGCTGCAGAATCTGCGATCGTTGTCTCTAGACTCGTGCAAGGTGACGGCGAGTGAGATCAAGAAGATACAATTGGCCTCCCTTCCGAACCTGATAAGTGTGCGGCCAGAGTAA
- the LOC100826615 gene encoding protein NUCLEAR FUSION DEFECTIVE 4 has protein sequence MAGGGEGGVGRVKAGSRPPWVGLAAAVWVQVAAGSAYVFPLYSHAVREALGYNQKALTMLGVANDVGENVGLVPGVLANRLPPWLILAIGSACAFFGFGTVWLAVTKTVAMPYWVLWIALCIGTNSSAWLGTAALVTNMRNFPLSRGTVAGLIKGYVAVSAAVYTETFNGMLQNSPANLLLLLALGIPTACIVVMYFVRPCTPSLDEDNATEHSHFVFTQISSVVLGVYLMVATILGDTLKLSATITYLLFGIMIVLLLSPLAIPIKMTLYPSKPKGEKASTIVPSYSTDSLSGADQENSEPLLRGSSRTLLNGTNDSDEATDVDLLLAEGEGAVNLKKRRGPRRGDDFTFGEALVKADFWLLFIVYFCGVGTGVTALNNLAQIGIAAGANDTTILLCLFGFCNFVGRILGGSVSEYFVRSRMLPRPFWMMCTQVIMVVTFLLFATGLHSLIYVSTTLLGICYGVQFAVMIPTVSELFGLKDFGLMYNFMLLVNPLGAFFFSALLAGYIYDKEAAKQHPGVLEASNCFGPDCFRVTFYVCAMVCCCGILVSVFFIARIKPVYQMLYASGSFRHPRHHQLLH, from the exons atggcgggcggcggggagggaggggttGGGAGGGTGAAGGCGGGGAGCCGGCCGCCGTGGGTGgggctcgcggcggcggtgtgggTGCAGGTGGCGGCCGGGAGCGCCTACGTCTTCCCGCTCTACTCGCACGCCGTCAGGGAGGCGCTCGGGTACAACCAGAAGGCGCTCACCATGCTCGGCGTCGCCAACGACGTGGGCGAGAACGTCGGGCTCGTCCCTGGGGTGCTCGCCAACCGCCTCCCGCCCTGGCTCATCCTCGCCATTGGCTCCGCCTGCGCCTTCTTCGGCTTCGGCACCGTCTGGCTCGCCGTCACCAAGACCGTCGCCATGCCCTACTGGGTG TTGTGGATAGCTCTTTGTATTGGCACAAACAGTAGTGCATGGTTGGGCACTGCGGCGCTTGTGACCAACATGAGGAACTTTCCTCTCAGCCGAGGAACTGTTGCTGGTCTCATCAAAGGTTATGTTGCTGTTAGTGCTGCTGTCTACACGGAAACATTTAACGGCATGCTTCAGAATTCTCCCGCAAACCTTTTGCTATTGCTTGCTTTGGGGATCCCAACGGCATGTATTGTCGTGATGTATTTTGTTAGGCCTTGCACTCCATCGCTGGATGAGGACAACGCAACAGAGCACAGCCACTTTGTGTTCACACAAATCTCTAGTGTGGTTCTTGGTGTATATCTTATGGTAGCTACAATACTTGGTGATACTTTGAAACTAAGTGCGACTATTACCTACCTTTTGTTTGGTATAATGATAGTTCTGCTTCTTTCTCCACTTGCAATACCAATAAAAATGACACTTTATCCAAGCAAaccaaaaggggaaaaggcCAGCACCATTGTTCCATCTTATTCAACTGATAGTTTGTCTGGTGCGGATCAAGAGAATTCAGAACCACTTCTGCGTGGCAGTTCAAGAACACTTCTTAATGGCACCAACGATTCTGATGAGGCTACTGATGTGGATCTTCTGTTGGCTGAGGGTGAGGGGGCAGTgaatttgaaaaaaagaagagggccGAGAAGGGGTGATGATTTCACATTCGGTGAAGCCTTAGTTAAGGCAGATTTTTGGCTACTGTTCATTGTATACTTTTGTGGTGTTGGCACTGGTGTCACTGCTCTGAACAACCTAGCTCAGATTGGAATTGCTGCTGGTGCTAATGACACAACCATTTTGTTGTGCCTCTTCGGCTTCTGCAACTTTGTCGGCCGTATCCTGGGTGGATCTGTTTCTGAATATTTCGTAAG GTCAAGAATGCTTCCTCGTCCTTTCTGGATGATGTGCACACAAGTAATCATGGTGGTAACCTTCCTCCTTTTCGCAACTGGTCTTCATAGCTTGATTTATGTTTCAACTACACTCCTGGGGATATGTTATGGAGTCCAATTCGCCGTGATGATACCAACTGTCTCGGAGCTTTTCGGTCTGAAGGACTTTGGGCTGATGTACAACTTCATGCTCCTGGTTAATCCGCTCGGCGCATTCTTTTTCTCAGCCCTTCTTGCTGGTTATATCTATGACAAGGAGGCAGCAAAGCAGCACCCTGGTGTGCTGGAGGCTTCAAACTGCTTTGGACCTGACTGTTTCAGGGTTACCTTCTACGTTTGTGCCATGGTGTGTTGTTGCGGAATCTTAGTGAGCGTATTTTTCATAGCGAGGATCAAGCCAGTTTATCAGATGCTCTATGCCAGCGGATCGTTCAGACACCCTCGGCACCACCAGCTGCTCCACTGA
- the LOC100827233 gene encoding calmodulin-binding receptor-like cytoplasmic kinase 3 isoform X2: MVATTTTGMFLLCFDALCPCFGSKRKDGSEDPVLARGATSSSSFELRSISDRISGSPLRVPPSPSRFSLSSPPSRNDPLNLSLEQVIKLTRNFSPALMIGESYFGKAYRVDLQDGLVVAIKRARKEHFASLHAEFRNEIALLKKIEHRNLVQLLGYIDKGNERIVITEFVANGTLRDHLDGQHGLVLGFGQRLEIAIDVAHGLTYLHLYAEKPIIHRDVKSSNILLTEGFRAKVADFGFARIGSTEPGQSVIQTDVKGTAGYVDPEYLRTNYLTVKSDVFSYGILLLEILSGRRPIEVNRGAREKITVRWAFEKYNKGDVQSILDPMLTESVNEDILNKTFDVMFQCVAPTRADRPPMKEVVEKLWKIRRDYAKTQNRAEVAL, translated from the exons ATGGTAGCCACCACAACTACAGGAATGTTCCTTCTGTGTTTTGATGCCTTGTGCCCCTGTTTTGGATCAAAAAGGAAGGATGGAAGTGAAGATCCTGTTCTTGCAAGAGGTGCAACTTCCT CAAGTTCTTTTGAACTGAGGTCAATTTCTGACAGAATTTCCGGAAGCCCTCTTCGAGTACCTCCAAGTCCATCTAGGTTTTCACTGTCTTCACCTCCAAGTCGAAATGATCCATTGAACCTCAGTCTTGAACAAGTTATTAAACTGACACGGAACTTCTCACCGGCCTTGATGATTGGTGAAAGTTATTTCGGGAAGGCCTACAGAGTGGATCTGCAAGATGGACTTGTTGTGGCTATTAAAAGGGCAAGGAAG GAACATTTTGCTTCTTTACATGCAGAATTCAGAAACGAAATTGCActactaaaaaaaattgaacacaGGAATTTGGTCCAATTACTTGGTTATATTGACAAAGGGAATGAAAGAATTGTCATAACTGAGTTTGTTGCAAATGGCACTCTTAGGGACCATTTGGATG GACAACACGGGCTAGTATTGGGATTTGGTCAGCGGCTTGAAATAGCCATAGATGTTGCCCATGGATTAACTTATTTGCATTTATATGCAG AGAAACCCATAATACACCGGGATGTGAAGTCATCAAACATTCTACTAACTGAAGGCTTCAGGGCCAAAGTAGCCGACTTCGGATTTGCAAGAATTGGTTCTACAGAGCCAGGCCAGTCAGTGATACAGACTGACGTGAAAGGAACGGCTGGTTATGTAGACCCAGAGTATCTGCGGACAAACTATCTGACAGTCAAGAGTGATGTGTTCTCTTATGGTATCTTGCTCCTGGAAATCCTTTCAGGCCGTCGTCCTATTGAGGTAAACAGGGGAGCAAGAGAAAAGATTACCGTGAGATGG GCCTTTGAGAAATATAACAAAGGCGATGTGCAGTCCATACTGGATCCAATGTTGACTGAATCAGTAAATGAGGATATACTGAATAAAACTTTTGATGTGATGTTCCAATGTGTCGCTCCTACCCGTGCGGACAGGCCACCAATGAAAGAAGTCGTTGAGAAGTTGTGGAAGATAAGAAGGGATTATGCAAAAACCCAAAACAGAGCAGAAGTGGCCCTGTAA
- the LOC100826303 gene encoding ergosterol biosynthetic protein 28 yields MAEKGGSRKAVPALGWWLMLVGSLRLASVWFGFFNIWALRVAVFSQTEMTDVHGRTFGVWTLLTCTLCFLCALNLENRPLYLATFLSFVYALGHFLTEYLIYHTMAAANLSTVGFFAGTSIVWMLLQWNSHGDARVSHAVKQS; encoded by the exons ATGGCGGAGAAGGGCGGGAGTAGGAAGGCCGTGCCGGCGCTCGGGTGGTGGCTGATGCTGGTCGGTTCCCTCCGCCTCGCCTCCGTCTGGTTCGGTTTCTTCAACATCTGGGCGCTCCGTGTCGCCGTCTTCTCGCAGACAGAGA TGACTGATGTACATGGTCGTACTTTTGGGGTCTGGACACTTCTAACATGCACACTGTGCTTTCTGTGTGCACTTAACCTGGAAAACAGACCTCTATATCTAGCCACCTTCCTGTCATTCGTCTATGCTCTCGGTCACTTTCTCACCGAATACTTGATATATCATACCATGGCTGCAGCAAATCTGAGCACAGTTGGCTTCTTTGCAG GGACATCAATTGTATGGATGCTTCTTCAGTGGAACTCTCACGGGGATGCGCGTGTTTCGCATGCTGTCAAGCAGTCATGA